The Dreissena polymorpha isolate Duluth1 chromosome 2, UMN_Dpol_1.0, whole genome shotgun sequence nucleotide sequence atgtcatggagataacgtcatatcaattatgacgtcataacgtcaataaatagtaaatgaaatttaatttgggtttaaatacatgtatacaatgttgttcttttgctaacctagctgaaatattgttcgaaaatagcttataaaatggaaatattttaaattttggttcattatgtgaacattcatctaaatgtttacttaaaggcatctgtcttgttgaggggtctcgcatttgttgttcatggacagatcgcctatttctaagtttatcgccagtttggcctatataatattgtttgcatccattgcatactaatacataaatcacattttgcatatcacatgacatattagtttttattttgaacattttgccattaaaatcaaaagaattcccttcaataatataaccacacagggcgcatctagggtcattacatttggatactcttggttcttgagatgaaaagtaagatttggttaacagacgttttaaattaggtggctgtcgcttacattttattatcttctgatttgaaattattttattcataaccgggtctgtttgtaaaatgtcaatgttgttttttaatacgccaaacagttctttatttttttgattttgtgttgaaataaatggaattatattactcttgtctttttgtgttgattttgaaagtaattcatgtttagggatggaaagtgcttttttaatacctgtatttataatagattgtggatattttctttcttcgttaatatatatatatatatatatatatatatatatatatatatatatatatatatatatatatatatttatttatatattaacatttaagaATTATGATACCGACTAAGAATAGTGTCGGTCATTAGGATAGGAACCTAACAccttataaaatatgttttataaacaattaatattttaaaacacaaacgTTATTTTGTGAACACTTGCATTGAacgtatttataaacatatctaACATTAGTCATGTCACATTATTATCATCACTATCTCAGCCTGAATTACTAAGGTGTCATCTGCACAGCAATAAATATGCAGGCACAAAATTGATCTTAATTTTTGCATTGTATTGAATTTTCTTTTTTCAtgtataaataacacaattttatcCACGTTTTCGTTGAATTTAACATGAAATGAACGCGTTCTCATAGCATATTGCAAACTTGTTGAAGCTAGCAATCGTTAAGTTATGCATGACAcaaaatgaaatcaaaataagtgtatatgaaattAGGCCTTGTTTTCACTGAGCGCTTTTCTTTAAGTGTTATCTTCAACAGCCTGTTCCATGAGCTTTCAGCTTGCAAATAAGTTTCCAGCAGTCCTTTTTGGAACCCACCGTTTTGCCGACCGTAATATAATTTTTTTGGTAATATTTCGATGTCAGCAAACGTGCTCAAAATTCCTGTTTTTGAAACAATAATGTATATACTTAATTATTTCAAATTGCCACACATTAATCTAATGAATTAGTTTCTTACATATTTCTAACAAATAATATTTCTATGTATAAATTAGTTTCGTAACGTTTACGGCATCAACACGATTAGAATTTATTAATGTGATAACATTTTGAAGTCTGACTCTGACAAGTAAATTTGCCCCTATAGTATGCTAGCTCTCGGCCGAAAAATATCATGGGTAAACAACAAACAGAAATGTTAGAGTCGACCGAATTATTGGCCGACCAAACGCGCCTAATATTAGGTTAAAGTATCCAACTGTTCTTAAGCAGCAAAAGAAATATTATAGCCGACATTGAAGTTAACAATTTTGACAACaacatttttaaagaaagaaattaGCCTTGTAAGGCTACCTTTGATGTAAATGATGAAGACGTGCATATATTACAAAGCTAAAAACGAAAAGTGAAAAGGTGGTATTAAAACAATGGAACATAGTTCGCCTCGGCCTTTAAAAGTACGAAAACTAGAAGTTTGCTATGAAAAACAATAGCTGTGAAAAAGATGGCAAATCGGTACTTGATTTAAGAAAAAGAATTTCTATACTAAAAAGTATATAGATGATCTGAAAAGACAATGTTTAAGTTAACGATACTTGTTTTGGAATTATTTTCTTGGCCAATGTGCAGGGGACGCATTAATTTTCACCAATAACactgttatattttataattggaGCCTGCAGTTGGATACTTTCCCGAACAAAGGTTACAATCAACTAAAAGTTGCCTGAAACAAAGGTTGTAAAAACAGCTGAatttgattcgtgtcaagttcttaCTCACATCCATGATATACAttgctttatttcttaaatgcaTCCAGCTTACAATGTACTTTAAGACTATGTGTGTCTTCGAGAGTCCCTTTGAGTAACATAATGACTTTATGTGTTCATAAATTTAAAGATTTAACATTCAATTACATTAggatttgaataaatatattgtgACATAAATATGTGGAAAAAGTTCAACCTACCATATacgatcttttttttaaacagatcaAATGTTGATCAATCAAAACTAGAAAGTCCGAAGATATAGACAAAGGAcagaatttgtttaaacaaaaatatgctgTAGAAATTCCTTTATGTAAAGAAGACGTGTGCTATTTTGGAAAATCCCATTAAAtctgtgcagattcgttcatacaaaACATAGACGATATTTTGGTGCTAAAACAAATACGCGTAACCGTGTCGATATCAGTGTTTACAATTGGTTATACATTTCAGTGAAGATCACAATATTAATTTGATCGAATCATATATAGATAGTtaattaattgcattaaaaattcTTCAGTCACATTCAGATCGTTATTTACGATTGCGAtaacaaaatgatgtcattcgTCATTCAAGTCGTATATACTCGCTGAAATGCGTGGAAAGTACGAAAGGTTAAAATCAAAACAGAATACTCATGAGGCTCAGAGTGGTTGTTGCATTGAAAAGATTACCAAAGCATGTATTGACAAGAGCGCAATAACATGTTAACCAAATAGttcaaataatataaacatgCTGCTGTGACATTAAATCATTCCAGCTGTAATATGCTGTCCGTTATGGAGACATCTTGACACAATCGAAACCAATCGGCTAATTTTTTGGGAGAATTATTGGcgaaaataatttatgtttgactgACACAGCCATTACGCCACGCACTACTGATAAGATGACAGAAACGCAAACAAGTTATTTGGAAAAGTCTTCATAAACATGGTTTCCGATTAAGTAGTATCGATTGGTTCCACCCTACATTAAAAAGTCGTTGTAGAATGAATCCTAATAAACAGGGCATTAcaatagatatatagatataaagatatatattaaAGAATACTTGATAtaacattaagtcctatttttaATGCAGGAGTATAATTGAGGCACTCTCGCTAGTTCCTTAATTATTTCTAATCcatgttatgaaaatatttcatgTACAAGTTGCCATTCCATGTATTGTGAATGGATATAAAAAGTAAAACGGGAAGATAATTTCTCCAGTAGCTGCACATATTTTGTATCTGTCCTCAAGGTTTTTCTAAACTTCCAATTTCCTTAAATCTGTGATATTCATGTTAAAATCACAATCGTTAGTATTCCAGTGTACCTGTAGTTTTGGCATTGACTGAATCTAATTAAAGACTCTTATTAAAGTCTTATAAAAGATGTATGTTTCCTCGTCAAACTATTTACTTTCAACAATCTCttgcaaataaattgatacattgaACATGTTTAAACTTGAAGGTGATAGCTAGAATACTTTCGAATGGAATATCCATCACTTGCGCCAACATACATATGACATTTTATTGGAtgctaaatgataaaatattgaacatgATCGGATACTTGTTTCTTAATAAAGTTCGCATTAGCTGATAAACTTTAATGCTGCTTCGTTGTCATTTGATTCGATCAACCCAGGCGTGAGGTCACCAGCTGGGTGAAGTCTATGTTGTACATCCTTGTCGGTTTCCTCAACGCAAGGTTGCCACGAATGGACAGAATATGTTATCTACGTTGTGTTCGTAAGGTAAACCTCGAAAGCAACACATCCTGTCCTAGCTAGTAAGGCGGAACACCGTAACATTACTATTCTGTAAAAAGTGCTACACACGAATTATATGATTACCGAAGCTTATGAGGTTAACTAAATCTCGCATCCTTGTCGGTTTCCTCAACGCAAGGTTGCCACGAATGGATAGTATGTTATCTACGTTGTGTTCCTAAGGTATACTTCCAAGGCGACACATCCTGTTCTAGCTAGTTAGGCGGTACATCGTTACAATACTGTTCTGTAAAAAGTGCTACAAACAAATTTCAAAGGCGTTCAGTGAAAATAGGTAAACTAGATAATGTAtcattgtttaagaaatattACCAAGCACTATCGCCATCGAACGAAACTGATCCGCAATGCTACCAAGTTGTGAAAGTGATCTGCAATTGCTTAATTGGTCTTCACCAATCTCCGCTCAGGTAAAATATAATGATGAGTCAAGAAAAACAcagaagtattttattttttgaaaacgtaTCTATATTGACACAATAAAGGggcattttcaaagattttggcatgtattgaagcttgtcattaaatgctttattttgataaatgtaaacttttaaaatatgtaaaaagttccagtaaaaaatcaagaattatatttaaaatgaaagaaaaagtaaacaccatggctcgaaccactgacccctggagtcctggagtaaaagtctacaaCTGAGACCACTCgattggccatccgtgctcatacaatggaggatgtattttatactttaataagcaatcatcgtagcagctactttagagcatggtaaatgttcagtatttctgttttctcacaaatatcataactaaatcgacacatatatcataactaaacttTGACAGATTTAAACGTGTGGTCTTGCTGCGAGGATAATAATTAAGGTCAACATGTATGTGTCTCATAAAATATCCAATATAAGTTTATCTTGTTATACACCATGTTTGAAGTTTGCAGCGCTCGCTATCTGAACATGAAGATAACACCTAATGATTTGTACGGAGCGGAATGTGATTCAAATCGTTGTAACGACTAATTggattttgttattttgtatttgtttattttaatttgaacagttttaaatattgttaattcGTTTTTAAAAATAAGTCATattcaagtaaattttatttgcatttacgTCAGCATATATCGTCTTTTTAAAAGCAACCCGCTAAATGCTAAATTAAACTCGTACGTCTGTTTACTCCAATTTCTTAATCGCAAGGGGAATACGTCAGTTGAAAATGCGTACGAAACAACCAATCtggaatattaaaataaatataagctGTGACTGAAACTGATTTAATAATTATAGAGGCGTTAagcaaatttaacattttttttgatAACCAATAGACAATAATGAATAAAACTAAGCAAGTGTCATGGCTTTAATGTGTATAAGAACACTCTAAAAAGTAAACTTATTAGATATTTTTATACTTCAAATCTTGTATGGTTTGTGTTGCTAAATATCGGTAAGAGATCTGATTGTTCTGTTCTAAATGTGTCTGCATGTGATTCGGTTAATTAGGTTTGTTTTACTAGCAAAGCTGGAAGTTAGTAAAATTGATATACTATGTTGACCTTTATCCCGctatataaatttgttttataaaaaagatCGCGATACCATCTTCACCTGTATTAATCTCATTTAACGTTCTTTCACGATGCCCGCGCTGGTGAAATACACACAAGCTGCTTAATATAGACTGGTGGTCGACCTAACACATGTCATAATAGGAcactattaaaataaaagtaaaataaacagAGAGCCAAAATGACGGAAATGGATAGGTTAATTAGCCTGGACAAGAGTATTAGTGGGCATCCACCGCAGGAACGCGGAACTTTTGAAAGGATATTTCGACCAATGGCAGCGAAGTTTGTAGGAGTGGCACTGTTTGTGTTTGTTGGGTGTTGCGCGTTGAACAGCGGCGACTTGGTTGGGGCGGCCTTGGGACACGGGCTGACGATCGCGCTGCTTATTGTCGGATTTGGTGCAATCAGGTTCGTATTCCTTATGATTAGACACCGTTGTGTTCAGTAATTTCCCCTATATTATCACATGTATAAAACCAGGACAAACGTCCTCTTTTCAGTCagttatttgtatacatgtacttacaattTCGATGCTGAACAAATATTTTTCGGTACATGCCTCTAGTGAGATTTGAACGTACGCCTTCAACAATCTCtcctttaattaaattattacattattaGTGCTGCTGCAACTGCTAACCCATTAACAATGTGTTAATAAACTGATCGCCGTGATATTACTGAAATGCTGTTGAAACTGGCAAAGAAAACTACACGAATTAGCAATGTTAGACAGAAACGGCATAACTATCAATCGTATAATAAGAAACAGATACCTACATGTTGAGCCCTGTGTGTCCATATTTGTGTGTTTTCAGTGGTGGACATTTTAATCCGGCTGTTACCGTCGGCGTTATCATGGGAGGGGGACTTCCGGTGTACCTGCTCCCGAGTAACATTATAGCCCAGCTAGGTGGGGGAATGCTTGGTGCATCCATTGTCCGGGTATACTTATTTTAAGATGTTTATAAGGCGGTAGAAATAGTTTTTAAATGACTCAATGCGTTTGGTTACtaatttttgttgttttgatTTCAACCTCGTATCACAAAGAATGCTTAAGCGTATACTGGTGAGTTTGATTAGTTTTTTCATTTCGAGAACTGTTCAGTTTACCATGtactaaataacaaaaaaaataaatatattattatatttctatatataaatTGCTTCATCATGCAATCTGATATGATGGCATGCTGTGCTTATTAATGTAACGGTTCACACGCAAAACAAtctttatgtgtttattttttgccgttttggAGCTATATCAGCCAATGAAAAAGTATATTATATGTTCCTTTATCTAAACATGAAATACAAACACAGACGATCTCTTTATATAATAAATGAGAGCAAGTGGTAAAAATACGCATTTTTGTGAAGTATGTACATTTGTTTTTAAGAAACCAAGTTTGATGTGAtgcaaaatcaatttataaaattcCGTAAAATCTCTGACTAAAGGTTCACATTTCCCTTATAAAAGGACCATCAGATTGTTCGAAATTCCAAAAAGGATTGACAATCGGTTTCCAGGAATCTACATGAATACAAAACGTATATTGACTAATAATCCATTTATTCCGCGAATtgtaatacagtttgtaaatattaCTCCATCGCGAGCCTATCTACTAGCGCATGAACTGTTATCGTGTGTGTTATCAGCTTGTAACATTAACATCGACCGATCGGGTAATGAAAAATTTGTTCATGTAAAAGATTTGCAAACTAGTACATTTTGATAAATGTTCGCATAACAAATTTAAAAGTGTGAATATAAACGATTTGTAGATATAGTCTTTCTTCGTttagaaatatatataaacaatgaaaattaaataaaaatattaataaacgtGTAAAGATGCCATGAATGAAATGTAACTTACTCCATAGACATTCATAAAGAGCGAGTTATTATCAGTACTACGCTGATACCGATACGTTTAAGCAAATGTCAATATGTATTAATGCGCGAACGTCAAAAAACAATCGCCATACACGGTCATTCATTGCGCATTATGGATACAACTAGTGCAGTCGGTGTAAGTTGTGATATGCTACATATAATTAAGTCAATTTATCATAATGTCAAATCGTGTGTTTAATATTCTGATATCAAACTTAATGCTTTTCACAATGTTTTGATATTTAATTAGGGGTCAAGCAGGGGAGCCTCTTTCTCCTCTcccatttatttttttgataaatacattaaattaaagtgttttttttgagAAGCTAACATGTTAAGATATTGAAAGGTTGTCTTTAAATTTGTTACTTTTTATGGGTGATATAGCTATATTTACGTCAGAGTTGTCAAGCTTACAAGCCCAGTTGAATTGCATTAATAATTACTCTCGAAAATAGggtttaaaaattaatgttaaaaagaCTTTATTAATCTCAAATGTAAAACTATTCGGCGCTTGAGCTATTAAACACCGTATTGACACTTAAGGCTGAAGCTAGATATTGCATGAAAACGTAAACTTAACATACCACTATCCAATACTCAAATAACGACTTCGCAATCAATACGTCCAGTCATGGTCTGATATAATAAATTCGCAAAGTAAATTAGAttattgtgtaaaataaaaaatcattattcAAAGCATGAAGTCtattcagtattgttttttttaaaaaggattgATTTGAATACTTTCCACTCCAAAACCACCGTTGATCTTGTCGAAAACTGATATAAAATGTTGTACTATCATGTTAATTCAGTTCAGCGtaacttttaaacaaaactaatattttaattgaaggCCACATTACCATCTGAAGTTTACGCAAAAATAGGCGGCGGGACACATCAGCTCGGGAAAGACGTCAACGCAGGGTGGGGCTTCCTGATCGAGGTCGTCTTGACCACGGTGCTTGTTCTAACTGTGCTTATGGCGGCAGTGAATAACCAGACAAAGTCCAAGCTGGCCCCTCTTGCAATCGGATTTGCCGTCAGTGTCGACATTATGGCCGGGTATGGCTGGCGGCTCGGATTAAGGGTCATATAAACGCCTGAGACCCGCGTTAGTATAATCCCGTGAACAGAGTTTCAGAAGGCTTATAATTGAGTGCTTCTGTAGAGCGGTCGATCAGACCGCATAAAATACTAACTCATTTTGGTGCGAACGTTTTGCCTCCCTTATCAAGCGACTAAAGCGAAACTTGCAATACATTATCACGATGATGTGTAGACGTGCAAAAAACTTTTCCCATGCTTCATAATCAGAAAATTGAAGTTGTTAttaccacacacacacacacatatggcaagcggttcgacgcataatcccaagaaactaggtttttactgagaacctaggttctcgcttgaagattgcacatggcttccagaatccaagtttttattcgatatcctaggttttcaccAGAACCCACGTTATCATAAAATGTGCACCAAACTGCAATagcctaggttcttatttgaaatcAAAGGTTTCGACAGACGTTAAATAATCTGTTtaaaccatagttctcatgacgagaacttaagttctcgtctttaatactaaatccgtggttttcatttggggaCCATAGTTCTCATGATAACCTAGGTTCCCAGAATTACGCGTTGGACGGCGTAAACTTAGTCTTTCATGCTTAATAACTGGTTTGGCTCGCAGACGCTAAATATAAATTCAGAAACCTGTGATCTCATTTgcaaaccttagtttacgctcgaGAACCCATGTTTTCGGCGAGACGACgcacatagacacatagaacttagttCTCATGAGTGATATTTAAGTCTTGATTAAAAGAGAGTATAAACGAAccggaatatatatatttttgacgaGTTTAACacttgaaaaaaagttaaagAACGGAAAAGACAATCAACGAAAATATAGTTTGATACTCTTGCAAATGATTTTATGCTGTgatgtcaattagttttcatgtttaaattacaCTAAAACTTTTGGGAAATCTCCACTTTCTTGAGGTTTATTCATATGACTCGTAAATAGAGCAGCAAACCTTTTATTGTTCACTGTTGAGAATTTATCCAAGCAGATTCGCTCATACGACACAAGTTTAGTGTGACTTAGAAACTTGTTCGTCATACATTTTATTGAAGGTAAGACATTTCAATTGGCATGTCATATAAACGTTGTTAACTATTTGTATATAACATTCCttgtgtatgtttgtatgtttgtcaTAGAATgagtaaatacaattttatattttaaagttctATCTTATAAACCTTACAAGTAACAAGCCACTATATTTCATTACGTATAGCTAAGTCATATTAGTATCGTATTAGTATCGTATGTGTAGTATTTACAGTGTTTTAATATATCTGCAGGTATTCAtgttattgttataataaatacagTGGCCATATGCTAAGCACAAAGAAATGGCGTACAGCTATCTGactggggaggcggaaaactacaacgggcgaggcatggtcaggggtgataaccccaaaaaagggttagggtaagg carries:
- the LOC127866908 gene encoding aquaporin-8-like; translated protein: MTEMDRLISLDKSISGHPPQERGTFERIFRPMAAKFVGVALFVFVGCCALNSGDLVGAALGHGLTIALLIVGFGAISGGHFNPAVTVGVIMGGGLPVYLLPSNIIAQLGGGMLGASIVRATLPSEVYAKIGGGTHQLGKDVNAGWGFLIEVVLTTVLVLTVLMAAVNNQTKSKLAPLAIGFAVSVDIMAGGPLTGASMNPARAFGPAVVASSVVDNAWRYHYIYWLGPLCGALLAALLFRFIFLSPNIRWISRRETSLQAEGNN